TTTTCTTTAACAAGTTCTTTTACTCCAGGCTCTCCTCCTGCCATTATCTCATTATAAACATCTGATGATTGAAAGTCGCCATCCAAATCATACTCGGTAAAAACTGGATGATAGTTCATGTTACTACTAACATTGATAGTTTGCATTAATTCTTCAAAATCTTTTTCTGGATACTTTTGCATTGTAATATTCTTGGCAAAAGTTCTCACCATCTCATTAAATTCTTCCATTTGTCCTTGATATTCTCCGGTAGAAATATGTTCTCCTCTTTTTTTGAAATTAAATGGATATACTTTTTGCTTTTCGGAAGCAAAATTATTCTGAACAACAATGACACGAGCCTCACAGTAATAGAACGCCCTTTCGCTAATCATAGAATTACACCCATTCACTAAATAAATTTTATCGATAGTTTTGTCTATCGGTTTTATTTCTTCTAAATTAATAACAGGTTCTGCCTGATATGGTGCTCCCGTTAAAGAACTTGTGTTCTTGGCCTTCTCTATTCTTTTAGCCAGTTCCTCCTTGGATTCGTTCTTGTCAAAATCAGCATCAAGATTCTCCGTTATGTACATATCAGAATACCCCATCCCTCTACTTTCTCCCACTTTATGATTAGCTTTAATATCTACGAATCTAAAATTTTCTTTTTTAAAACTCTCCTGAAGACTTGGTTCAAATTTTCCTGGCAGAGGACCAAGGGGATGTTTAAGAACATAATCAGTATTTTTAAATACTCTAAAAAGATATTTTTCTTCCGTCTCAGAATATGCCTCTATTTTAATTTGGAGCTTATTATCAAAAGAATAAGTGGGGACTTTATCACTGAATTTTATATAGCTCTCACCGACATACGGTATCTTAGCCCCCTCTGTGTCTCCGCTCCCCATATGAAAAACAAAATAATCTATTTCCTCCTTTATTTCCTTGTCATTAACTATAATAAAAAAATTAGCCTCTTCTTCGGCAACCAAAGGTTGATCAGGAACTGCCAACTCTACTGGATAGGTATCATTCCCAGCAAAGACAGTGTCGGCTTGAGGAAAACCTATAAAAAGAAAAGAAAAAATAAGAAAACCTATAAATATTTTTTTAATTCTAAAATTTTTCATTTATTTATTATTAAAAAATAATTAATTTACCTTTAATCTAGCATTATTTGTTTTTAAAATCAATGAAAAACAGCCTTCTATTGAGAGGGCTGTTTTGTAAATATCATTAATAGAATTCTACTGTGCTTTTTTGAATGCTTTTCTCTTTCTTGAACCACTTCTTCCTGAAAAATTATTATTACTTTTTCTGTCACCCCTTTCCCTGTCATTTCTTCTATTTCCTCCACTGTTTCTACTTCCATCATTTCGTCTTCCTCCTCCGCCTCCACTATTTCTAGAGAAGGTTGATTTTGCAATACTGTCATTACTGACAATAGTAACAACAATATTCTTTCCCTTGAATCTAGTTCTAGAAAGAACCTGCTTAACTTCTTCTGATCTTTCTTTCTCTACTGCAAAAATTGTATATTCTGGCATTATGCTAATCTTTCCGATTTCTACTCCCTTTAATTCTCTACTAGCATTTATGAATCCAAAAATCACCTTAACATCAACTCCGTGTTTTTTACCAAAACCAATTTTCAAGGCAGCAGTTTCTATTTCATCTCTCTGAGAATTTGGTGCCTTTGAATTAGCATTCAAATCCCGAGCATTTTTATAAGCATCAATTATATGACTAAACTTATCATTAACAAAATAGTTAATTAAATCTTCTTTTTTAACTTTACTTAATTTTTCTGCAAATTCTTCAAAATACTTATCCTTAGCGGCTGGTATTTCTTCTGTATTTTCAATTTTAGCAATAATTTCATCCATTTGTTTTTTACAAACGTCTTGTCCGTCTGGTACCTTTTTGAATTCAACTTTTTTGCCAATAATTTTTTCAATATCTGTTATCCTTCTTGTGTCGCGTGGTCCAACTATAGTTACAGCAACTCCACTTTTTGAAGCTCTTCCTGTTCTTCCGGTTCTATGAGTGTATGCCTCGTTTTGATCAGGCAGATTATAATTAATTACATGAGACAAATCACTTACATCGATTCCACGAGCAGCAACATCTGTAGCCACAAGTAAACGAATGTATTTCTTTTTAAATCTGTCCATGATTTTAGTACGTTGGGTTTGTGCAATATCTCCATGCAACGCTTCTGTGTCATAGCCGGCTTGTTTTAACTTGTCCGCCACTTCTTGAGTTTCTCTTCTGGTTCGACAAAATAAAATACCGTATACACCAGGTAAAGAATCAAGAATTCGTTTTAATGCCTCAAAACGATCTCTGGCCTGGACTACATAATACTCATGACTAACATTTTTAGCACCAACATTTTTCTCTCCAACACTTATTTCGTTGGATTCTTTCATGTATTTCATAGCGATATTACTAACGCTCTTAGACATAGTTGCTGAGAAAAGTAGAGTTTGCCTAGCTTTTGGAGTTTCCTCTAGAATGACGTCTAAATCATCCTTGAATCCCATATCAAGCATTTCATCTGCTTCATCTAGAACAACCCACTTAATAGTTTGAAGTTTTAAAACTTTTCTTCTGATTAAGTCGTGCACACGGCCTGGTGTTCCTACTACAATATTGGTTCCACGTTTAAGTGAATTGATTTGGATATCAATTCTTTCCCCACCATAAACAGGAGTAGTAATTACTCCTTTATAGTATTTTGTATATGTTTTGATATCAGCTGATATCTGCATTGCCAATTCTCTAGTTGGACAAAGGATAATGGCTTGAAGTTCTCTCCCATCTGCCTTTATTTGATTTAGAATAGGCAAAGAAAAAGCAGCCGTTTTCCCTGTTCCAGTTTGAGCCAACGCAACCAAGTCTTTCTTTGATTCCAAAATTTGTGGAATTGCTTTATCTTGAATTGGTGATGGTTCTACGAAACCTAGGTCATCGAGACCACGAATAATGTCGGGATTTAATCCCAACTCTTTGAATGTTGTCATAATTGTTATATACCTAAAGACCCAAAAATAGTATTTTTAAAGCCGTCGGTTTAAATCCTTTCATTAAAGAATTTCTATAAATTGCATTATCACAATTATGACAGCCTCCCAAGAGTTCAAGAAGTTATATATTTAATTTTTTATAATCGCAACCCTAATAATCACATATTTTTTAATTTTTGTCAACACCTGAAATAACTTATGTAAATTTTAATGTAAAATTAACCAAAAAAGTATATAATTTTAATATAATTAAGTAATCAATAAATTTATGAATCTTTTTAGATGGAGCGAAAATCAAATCCGCAAGTTCAATATCTGGGATTTTGTTGTATTTAAAATTTATTTATTTTCCCTCGGAGCAATAGTTGGTGCTTATTTTTCTCAATTTGTTATTGACTACGTTTGGGATTTTACCTTTGTTGTTATTGCTTCTCTGATGTGGCTACTCTACCGAATGTTTAGATAGGCTCTGAAAATTAAATACATATTTTAAAACTTGATAAAAATAATTTATCCTTGATATTTTTAGTACAAAAAACCCTGGCGCCTAGCCAGGGTTTTTATATGAATACAATATTCGATTGACTATCTATTCCAAAGTCTCTTAAAAGCTAGCCAAACAAATTTAGCTACCAGAACAATTATTAGCAAATAGAGTAAATATTGAAAAGTAAATGCTATCAATGTAATTAAACCTATACTCAAATCTTGTGCAACGCCATTCATCTCTCTCACAAAACTCTTAATAGAATTTTTCCAAGAATCTTTCAACTGGTCAACATCTACATATTTATTTTCATAAATACTCACATTAAAATATGTATATTCAAGCCTATCTAGCTGTTCGGCTTTCATTCTAGAGAGTTTCTCAAGTTGAGCGCTAGTATTTATTTTTTCTTGGGAGAGTCTTTCTATTATTTTTATTTTACTATCTATTATACTTGCCAAGCTAGTAGCATCTCTGGTTTGGGTGGCTAATTTAGAAATTTCGTCGTATGAAACTATAGCACTAGACAATGTATCATCTATCGTTTCAAGTTTTCTTTTTAAAACATCTTCTTCACTTGTAAAATCTTCTATTTGTTTTTTAATTGATTGAACACTCTCATTCAAGTCACGAGGGTCAAGAGAATTAACAATTGCTAGAACTTCTTCAACATTGTCTTTTTTAACTTTGAATCTGAAATTACAATTATTATCAGAGTTATTTGAAGTTTCAAATATTACATATTCTTTTTCTTTTAATGAAAGAATAGTCCCGCAAGACTCATCTAGGCTGCGAGTTTCAATTGTCGCCCTGTATTCTGTAACTTCAAATTCCTCCACATCCATTCCTGGAGTAAATTCATTGTCATAATTAACAATATTCCTAGTAGACAAAATTGAATCCGAAGCACTTTCCATAATATTTTTTGTAGAAATACTACTCCCACCTAATCCAGTGGTTTGGGAAACATATTGACGATCACCGGAAACTGAACGCAAGACACTATTTATCAGACCAAATGAAAATATAACCAGGACAAGTCCTAAAAAAGCAACTCCAAAAATTTTTGCTATTTTTCCAGGATTTAAATCAAGCTTTTCAAAAAGATTCATTTTATTATAATTAATAATTATATATTTATTATATCACAAAATACCCTTAAAAATACATTAAAATTATATAAAATTTAGATAGCCCTCTTTTTAATAATTCATTTTTAAATTTATTCTTCCCTAGAAACATCCTTAGCTCCAAGCTCATACCAATTTATTTTTCGAGATATATACATCACTATTGCAAGAATTACGAACAAACCAATCGATCCCACCAATAAGGCGTAATCCTCTAATTGAATGATTGTATACATGAAGAGATACACAATCAAGAGAATACCACCCTGAAGAATAGTCAATCTGTTGTTCTTGAATATATGTTTTGAATATACTGTAATCATAATTGCTGTAATTGTTGCAGATATAAGATAAGCGTAGTTAAAACTCGTATGTTCTGACAGCGAAAGGAGCAGTGAGAAGAAAAGCACAATAGCAAGACCAACCAAAATATATTGAATAGGATGAACTTTAATTTTATTCATTGCTTCCGCGAAGAAAAATATCAAGAAAGTGAGAGCAATAAGCATGATAGCGTATTTGATTGAACGAGTGTTCTTTTGATATTCATCAACTGGAACAAACATATTCACTCCAAATTTCGACGAAGAAAAATCTTGAATATTATCTCCTATCCAGCCCTGGGGAATGCTTCTGTTATATTCTAATATTTTCCAGTTTGCTGTAAAACCATCCTCACCAACCGTTCTTTCATCAGGAAGAAATGATCCAATAAAACTAGGTGATTGCCAAGATGATGTTAAAGCAACATTTGTCTCTGTCCCTAGCGGTACAAAATTCAAATCTTGACTACCATTTAAACTAATTGCGAAACTGAACTTATATTTTTCAAAAACGTCTGCCCCCAGAGGAACCTTAGCATTTATCCCTGATCCATTATTATTTACGGCTGTTTCTATCATTGATACTGGCTTTCGTGGATCAAATTGGTCGATTGTATTGCCACCAAGATAAATATTTACTCCAAGACCTGGTTTTGCATCAAGTTTTTTTTCATTCCATAGAATATCTATATTTTCATTTATTCCTCTAACATCTGGTATTCCTACTGAAATTAAAGCATCTTCCCAAATTACGTCTTCTGGTTTAATCTTAAGTTCATCAAAACTTGGTTGTGAAAATTCCCCCTTGAAAGCTAGCCCTGTCTCATATACGACAACATCATATATTCCACGGTTTAGCATTTCAGAGTTAATATCACCGCTTATATCAAGTGTGTCAGGAAGAAAATGAGCGTACTTAATTGTTTCAATCAATTTGTCATCTTCTGTCTCAACTAATTTTTTATAAGGCACTGTCAATATTGGTCCGATCAGTGTTTGTTTATTCCCCCACTTTGAACTAACCTCAACAATAGCCTCTTCACTTCTCCATTCCCTTTCATTGATTAAATTTTTAATCATCCCAGTAGGAATCATAAACAAAAGCATCAAAAAACCGATAGCAATTAACTTCAAGAACACATTAGATTTAATTTGAATAGACATATCATTTAATTATATTTATGTTTGAATGGTATGTAATTTGGTCATTACTGTCAAACAGCGTCTTAATCAATTAAAATGCTATAAATAGTTGATATAATCAATTATTCGAAAAACTATTGACAAAAAAATGTATATATGCTAATATATCAATGTTAGTTTAATTACTAGCCATCCTATATTTAGGGTGACAAATATTTAAAGTGTAGAGATTATTAATTTCTCCTTTAGTATTTACTTAATTAATTATCTTTACATTTACATGCAAGGAACAATCAAAAAGTTGACTGATAAGAACTTCGGTTTTATCACTCAAGAAGGCGCTGACGATTTATTTTTTCACGCTAACAACCTAGACGGCGTTGATTTCGATCAACTAAGAGAAGGTGATGCTGTTTCATTTGAAGTTGAAGAAACTCCAAAAGGAAAAGCTGCAGTCAATATCAAAAAAGCGTAATACTTTTTTATATAGATTCAAAAAACAGACCCACTCGGGTCTGTTTTTATTTTGCTCAATATTATTGTTGAAATCCTTGCATCATTTTTTCAAGTTCCTCCATATTAAGTTCTTCCATATCAATTTCTTCCCCCATATCAATCTGTTCTTGAATTTTATTACTAGTATCCATAATTCCGCCCATCATGTCATTTAAATTTTGAAATTCAACATCTTTTGGTTCTTCAAATAAACTATCGCTGTTTTTTACTTCTTTACAATCATATTCGAAACCAGAATCTTCCCATTCCTCTGCCATGCTATCAAAATCACCATCATCACTTTCATATTCTTCTTCAATTACTCCAGCTCTTTCATCTAGTTCTTTCATATTCATCTTGGTTCCTTTCTTAATGTCCTTATCCCACATGTATGTCCAATCCCCAACCGTTAACACAGCACCATTTGTAGCTTCTGACATTTCACCTTGAGAGTCAGTAGATATATAAGGAACACCTTCCATGTAGGAATCCTCCCCTCTTGTGGTTACGACAACATCTCCTTCTGGAGATTTAATTGTACACTCAACTACTTTGTCTCCACTAAACCAATCTTTTAGTGTTTTTTTCTCCAACACTTGCATTCCTCCTTCTTTGATATTATTTTCAACTTGTTTTTCTTCCTCCTTTTTACTACATGCACTAAGACTTAGGGCTAAAACCAAAAGCAAAGTGATTACAATTTTTTTGTTCATAGATTTATATTAAGATTTAAATTATACACCGAATTTGAAATTTTTGTTTTTTCTGGAAACTATATCTAGGTGTCCCAATTTTTCCCAGCTTTCAGCTTCATAAATTATTTTACTCATAATTCTAACAGCCTCTACCGGATTAGCCCCAATTGCGGTTTCCTCGGAAAGCATCACAGCGTTTGCTCCATCAAGCACGGCATTGGCAACATCCGAAGCCTCGGCACGTGTGGGTTTTTTATTTGAAACCATAGAAAGTAGCATTTCGGTAGCCACAATAACTATTTCATTTTTCTTTCTGCAAGACAAAACAATCTCTTTTTGAGCAAATGGAACTTTTTCAATTGGTATTGACCTTCCCAAATCACCACGAGCAACCATCAAAGAGTCTGTTTTCTCTAAAATTGACTTGAAATTAAAAAGAGACTCCTCTGTTTCTATCTTGGCAATAATATTAGTTAATAATCCTATTTTCTTAAATTCTTTTTTTAATTTAACCACTTCATCTGATTTTTTAATATAGGAAACAGCAACATATTCTGACTTTTTATTAAATGCAAGCTGTATCCCTTCTGAATGATTATATCTTGGCAAATCTATAAGAATAGCAACCTTTCTTCCTATTTTTGATGAAGCTTTTCTGACGCTATCAATAACCTGAGAATGCTCTTCTTGACTACCATATTTGAGATTAAAACGAAAAATATCTACTCCTTCTTTAATTAATTTAGATATGACAATATACCTACTCGAAGCAGGTCCAAGTGTCGCAACTATTTTGATTTTTCTAATATTAGTATCAATTTTCATAATACATTCTAATTTATCTTTCATTACTATTATATCACAATTATAAACAAAACAAATAATTATTTTAATACTAGCCAAGAAACTAGAATATGCTATTATTTACTTGAAATGCTAATATTATTATTCCAATGTCTACTTTATTGCAAATAAAAAAAATATCAAAATCATTTGGACCTCATTTTATATTCAGTGAGGCTAGTTTTAATATTGACGACAAACAAAAGATTGGTGTTATTGGAAGAAATGGAGCAGGAAAAACCACCCTACTTAAAATGATAATTGGTGAAGAAAATGTTGATGGAGGTGAAATAGCAATATTCAAAAGAACAAGGATTGGCTACTTGGAACAACAAAACGAGTTTAATGATGAAGAATCTGTCATTGAGTTTTTAATTCGAGATAGCAATAAAGAATCATGGGAATGTGCCAAGGTCGCAGGAAAGTTTCAATTAAAAAATGAATTACTAGATTCAAAAATAGAAAGTCTCTCTGGCGGATACCAAATGCGTGTCAGGCTCACTGCGATGCTTCTTCGTGATCC
The Patescibacteria group bacterium genome window above contains:
- a CDS encoding pyruvate kinase — encoded protein: MKDKLECIMKIDTNIRKIKIVATLGPASSRYIVISKLIKEGVDIFRFNLKYGSQEEHSQVIDSVRKASSKIGRKVAILIDLPRYNHSEGIQLAFNKKSEYVAVSYIKKSDEVVKLKKEFKKIGLLTNIIAKIETEESLFNFKSILEKTDSLMVARGDLGRSIPIEKVPFAQKEIVLSCRKKNEIVIVATEMLLSMVSNKKPTRAEASDVANAVLDGANAVMLSEETAIGANPVEAVRIMSKIIYEAESWEKLGHLDIVSRKNKNFKFGV
- a CDS encoding cold shock domain-containing protein; translation: MQGTIKKLTDKNFGFITQEGADDLFFHANNLDGVDFDQLREGDAVSFEVEETPKGKAAVNIKKA
- the creD gene encoding cell envelope integrity protein CreD; translated protein: MSIQIKSNVFLKLIAIGFLMLLFMIPTGMIKNLINEREWRSEEAIVEVSSKWGNKQTLIGPILTVPYKKLVETEDDKLIETIKYAHFLPDTLDISGDINSEMLNRGIYDVVVYETGLAFKGEFSQPSFDELKIKPEDVIWEDALISVGIPDVRGINENIDILWNEKKLDAKPGLGVNIYLGGNTIDQFDPRKPVSMIETAVNNNGSGINAKVPLGADVFEKYKFSFAISLNGSQDLNFVPLGTETNVALTSSWQSPSFIGSFLPDERTVGEDGFTANWKILEYNRSIPQGWIGDNIQDFSSSKFGVNMFVPVDEYQKNTRSIKYAIMLIALTFLIFFFAEAMNKIKVHPIQYILVGLAIVLFFSLLLSLSEHTSFNYAYLISATITAIMITVYSKHIFKNNRLTILQGGILLIVYLFMYTIIQLEDYALLVGSIGLFVILAIVMYISRKINWYELGAKDVSREE
- a CDS encoding DEAD/DEAH box helicase — its product is MTTFKELGLNPDIIRGLDDLGFVEPSPIQDKAIPQILESKKDLVALAQTGTGKTAAFSLPILNQIKADGRELQAIILCPTRELAMQISADIKTYTKYYKGVITTPVYGGERIDIQINSLKRGTNIVVGTPGRVHDLIRRKVLKLQTIKWVVLDEADEMLDMGFKDDLDVILEETPKARQTLLFSATMSKSVSNIAMKYMKESNEISVGEKNVGAKNVSHEYYVVQARDRFEALKRILDSLPGVYGILFCRTRRETQEVADKLKQAGYDTEALHGDIAQTQRTKIMDRFKKKYIRLLVATDVAARGIDVSDLSHVINYNLPDQNEAYTHRTGRTGRASKSGVAVTIVGPRDTRRITDIEKIIGKKVEFKKVPDGQDVCKKQMDEIIAKIENTEEIPAAKDKYFEEFAEKLSKVKKEDLINYFVNDKFSHIIDAYKNARDLNANSKAPNSQRDEIETAALKIGFGKKHGVDVKVIFGFINASRELKGVEIGKISIMPEYTIFAVEKERSEEVKQVLSRTRFKGKNIVVTIVSNDSIAKSTFSRNSGGGGGRRNDGSRNSGGNRRNDRERGDRKSNNNFSGRSGSRKRKAFKKAQ